In Pseudothermotoga sp., the genomic window TGATATCCATAACAACTTCCATTGAGTCGTATTCTGCTTCCCAGTCTTCCACATCTGGTCTTACACCACGCTGCACGTTGTACGCTAAACCAACTTTCGTAAAGACCACCTCCGAAGGAATATCTTCAGTTACATTATCACGCAAAATGACGTAACGGAGTTTTTCAGAACTGGAATGATCTGTTGACTTTTTGTAGAAGAATGATCGATGATGCTCTTTCGAAAATCCCTATGAACCAGCTCCCATAAAAAACTTCACACACATTTAGTTGACATACGATTCTGTAGTGTGTATAATGACGTGGCGCGAAAACTTATGGTAGATTATAAGGAGAAACTCCCGTCTTGCCAAACAGTGGATGGTAAGACCGGAAGGCCGAGGGAGGAGGTAAATGGATGAGGATCTATGAAACCATGTTCATCATCGATCCACGGTTGAGTGAACAGGAACGTGAGACTTTCGTGGAAAAGGTCAAGAACGTGATCAACGAGCGTGTGGCAGGCAAAATCAGAGAAATGAACAGGTGGGGTTTAAGAAAACTCGCTTACCCCATCACGCACCAAACGGAAGGAGACTACACGGTAATAATCTTCAGCGCGGAACCATCGAATGTGAACAAACTCGAAGAATTTTACCGTGTGACACCCCAAATCATTCGTTGGCAAACTTTCAGAAGAGAAGATCTCGAGAAGAAAGAAAAGAAGGAATTACAGCCTAGTTCAGCTGAGCAGAAGGAGTAATACGTCGTGCCGTATTACAACAAGGTGATCTTGGTTGGTCGGCTCACGAGGGATCCAGAGACACGTATGACTACCACAGGTTCGGCTGTGACTTCCTTTGTGCTCGCCGTTGATAGACCGACGAGATCTTCTGATAGTCAAAGAGTTACCGATTTCATCAGAATAGTGGCATTCAACAAATTGGCGGATTTTGCCAGATTGTATTTGAAAAAAGGCCAATTGGTCTTGATCGAAGGTGAACTGAGGATAAACAAATGGCAGTCTCGCGATGGAACAAACATGACAACACCTGAAATATGGGCAAGAGATATCAGGTTCATGGAGAAAAAATCTGTCACTCCGGAAGAAGTTGTTGAAGAAGGGATCGAAAGAACTATTGAAGAGCCCATCGTGAATCCAGACGAAATGTTCGGCTTGGAGGACCAAACAGATAGTGAGGACGACGATAAACCACCCTTTTGAGGAGGTGTCGGTGTGGAACAACAAAAGAGAAGGAGAAAAAAGAAGGTCAAAAGGTGTAAGCTTTGTGAGATGGGAGTCGAATATGTCGATTACAAAGATATCAGATTGCTCAGCGAATTTTTGAATGAAAAGGCAAAAATCATACCGAAACGTGTGAACGGTAATTGTGCGAAACACCAAAGAATGGTGAAAGTTGCCATAAAGCGCGCTAGGCACATGGCACTTTTGCCCTACATCAAGATGTGAATCTTCAAAATTTTTTAGAAATTCGTTGGAGGGACTTCGTGTCCCTCCGCTCGTTTTTAGGGGAGGGACAGATATGAAGAAACTTGCCGTGGTTGCGATTGGTGGAAACGCTGTGAACAGACCTGGAGAGAAACCAACCGCAGAAAACATGTTCAGCGCGATCGAAGAGGCCATGAGCTATTTGGTTGAAATGTTGGACGAGTACGACATCGTCATCACTCACGGTAACGGTCCACAAGTAGGTAACATACTGATTCAACAGGAGATGGCTAAGGATTTGATACCACCTTTCCCAATAGATGTCAACGACGCTCAAACCCAGGGTAGCCTTGGTTACATGATCGTTCAATCCTTGAGGAACCAGCTGGAGAAAAAACAAATCAAAAGAGAAGTTGCAGCTATCATAACACAGATAATCGTTGACAGGAACGATGAAGCATTTAAGAAACCCTCAAAACCTATCGGACCGTTTTACACAGAAGAAGAAGCAAGAAAGTTGATGAACGAAAAAGGCTGGATCATGAAAGAAGACGCAGGTAGAGGGTGGCGGAGAGTCGTTCCTTCACCGAAGCCGCTGGACATAGTTGAGAAAGAAATCATAAAAATGCTTTTGAGAAATGATGTGATAGTTGTCGCGGCAGGTGGTGGTGGTATTCCTGTGATCAGAGACAACGGTTCACTCAAAGGCGTAGAGGCTGTCATAGACAAAGATAGAGCCAGTGCCTTATTGGCGATAGAAATTGACGCTCAAGAGTTGATCATTCTCACTGGTGTTGAAAAAGTGGCGTTGAATTATGGAAAACCCAACCAAGTGTTATTGGACACTTTGACAGTTCAAGAAGCTGAAAAATATCTCAAAGAAGGACACTTCCCAGCAGGAAGTATGGGACCGAAGATAGAGGCTGCAATAGATTTTGTCACAGCAACAAAAAGAACCTGCTTGATAACGGATATGAAAAAACTGAAGGAAGCTCTGATTGGTCTGACTGGAACGAAAGTGGTCTATGGTTGAAAGGTCTTCTCAAAGAAGATTATCTGTGGTATATTAATGAAGGAGCGGTGGGTGCGTAGCTCAGAGGAAGAGCGTCTGCCTTACGAGCAGAAGGTCGTAGGTTCGAGTCCTGCCGCACCCACCAAAAGAAGTGGCCAGGTAGCTCAGTTGGTAGAGCACTGGACTGAAAATCCAGGTGTCGGCGGTTCGATTCCGCCCCTGGCCACCAAGAGTTTTTCTAGACATTCGTTATTGACAACAAAAAGCCCGGCGTTGAAGCCGGGCTTTTTGATTCAAACTTTGTTCATTGCTTCAATACTTCAGCCCAAGTTGTGACTGGCCAAGTGGTCTTGAAGAGTTCTTCAACTGCTGGTGCTGCTAGATCCCTGATCGATTTTAATGCTGTTTCATCGAGTTGAATCAGCTTCATGCCTTTTTCCTGCAAGAATTTGATGATATCTCCCTCACTCGCTTTCAATTTTTCTGTAGCCCAGGTGCACACTTCATCCATGATTTGATGTACGAGCTTCTTTTCTTCAGCAGTTAATCTGTCGTAGGCAGCTTTATTCATTGTGATCCAACCGACACCACATTGATGGTTCGTTATGATCAAATAGGATTGAACTTCGTAGAGTTTGAACGAAGAAATCTGTGTGACATCACCTTCGGAAGCTTCCGCTCTTCCTTCTTTGAGGGCTTGATAGAGCTCCGTCAATGGCACAGGTACAGCCGTCGCACCGATGGCTTCCCAGATCTTGACCCACGTTGGAACCACTGGCAGTCTGAGCTTCAATCCTTTAATGTCCTCAGGACCACGTATTGGCTTGTTCGCTGTCATTTGCCTGTAACCACGATAGACCGTCCCCAAACAGACCATGTTTCCTTTCTCAGCTATCAGCGCCTTAGCTTTTTCACCGATGGGACCATTCCAAACTCTCAAGAAATGTTCATAATCTCTGATCACAAACGGTGCATTAACGAAGAAATACTGTGGAGCGAAAACTTCTACTGGACGACCACCTGTGAACTGCATATCCACGATGCCCTTGGAACACTGATTGTTAGCTTCTTCTTCTGAAACCTTCCCGATCTGTAGCTCCACCAAAATCGTACCATTCGTCGCTGCTTCGATCTTTTCCTTGAATCTCTTCATGGCCTCTGCCAAGATGTGTCCTTCTTGGAAAGGCGTCGTCGCCTTCAAAACAATTTGAAATCCGAACAATCCCGTGACGATAACCAAAACCAGTGCCAATGCAAAAAATTTCCTCACAGCCAACACCCCCTATCAGAAATTTGAAGATTCTCCCTTGCGATACACCTCTCACATCATTCAATGAAAATCTTCTTGCCAAGCTCTGCCGAAACATAAGCCGCATACATCACCAACATCGTTTCTTTTGCAAGTTGGAAACCACTCAAAACATCTTTACCCTCCAGAACAGCACATGCAAAGTCTTTCATTTCCTGTGGATAACCCCTCGTCCAGAACTCGTCTGGCGAAGGAAAAGTGTAACCAGCTTTGGTCTCGAGCTTTTCGCTGATGTACTCATCACCCCAAACATTTTCATTCGGTGCGAAAGCCACCATAGAATTGTTGGGTGTAATGTTGGCGATTATCATACCTTTGGAACCAAAAAGTTCTATTCTGTTTTTCACACCCCCCAGACTCACATCGGTCGAAAAAACCACCGACCTAGAACCATCCTCGAACTCAAGAACAACAACTGACCAATCCTCGACATCGTGCCAGGAACTAACCACGTAACAAGGTTTCCCCTGCAGCGTTTTCATCTTGGTCACATTGCCGACGCTCGCCAGCACCGCCACTGGTTTTATAGGCTTGCCGTCCCTCATGAAGCCTTCATAATGTTTCAAATGAATCACAGTAGCGATTGGGTGCGAACCCAGGCGCATTAAACTTCCCCCACCGGAGGTTTTCCATCTTCGTGAGTAAGCCGCTTGAGAACCTGAATGGCTACACTCAGCGCGCAACTCGAACACAACCATGTCGGAGACCTTCATCATCCGCTTCATTTTTTCAACGGCCGGTGCATATACCCAATTTTCGGCATACATGAACTTGCTACCAGATTTGTTGATTTTTTCCTCCAACAGACTGATCTTCTCTTTCACTTTTTCGAACATGTGCGCCTTTGACAGCAAACCAACATCTTCAACGCCTGGTTTATCCTCTCCGAAATAGCCTGTCAATGGTTTTTCGCAAATGATATGCTTATGATTATCAGCAGCACAGATTATCACGGCATCATGCAAGTTCGTCGGTGTGCAAACATCAACAACATCGATCTCCGAGCTCGCACAAAGTTGTTCGAAATTGTCAAATACACGGGGTATTCCATACTCTCTAGCGAACCTCTCAGCGTTTTCTCTGTGCCCAGAGCATACTCCGACTACGTCGACGATTTGATGATTTTCCCGGAAGGCAGCCATATGTATTTTGGCTATGAAACCAGCTCCTACGATTCCGATTCGAACCTTTTTCACGCGTATAACCCCCTCACAGAATGAGCATGCCTGGTCTAATGAAGTGAACACCATTCACTTTCAGTTCTAATCTTGGAAAAACGAATGGTTTGGTGATCATCAGCAGGCCAGATTCAGTGACGATGAAACCATCTTCAGATTTAGTACCACTGATCGTGGGATTCCAACAAAACGCTTGATTCTTTCTCACGATCTGCTGACAATCCGGTGTGACTCTGATGTCTCTCGCGTAGTACCCCATTGGTCCACCTTGATGGTGCAACTTCCACTCATCGTGATAACCACGTTTTTTGTATTCTTCTATCGCTGCAAGCACAGGTAGATTCATCTTCTCTCCGATCTTCGTTCGAGATATCATGATACATTCGATCTCAACGTTCTCTTCATACTGTTTCATCAATTGTTTTGGTGGTTCACCGAAGTGAACCATGCGTGTCACCGTGGTGATCAAACCTTTGTATCTCGCATTGACGGAAACCATGACCAATCTTTCTACCTTCTTCATAGTCGGTATAGGATGTCTATAGAGCCTCGCTCGGTCGTCTGCAGCAACCATGAACCCTGTAGGATCTATCCTGTACTTCCAAAGTTCTGCACTGATTCTACCCGCTATTTCTGCCTCGACATCGCCTGGTTTTGTGAACAAAAGAACACTTTCCAAAGCCCTAGAAAGCTTTTCACCGAGGTACAAGTACCGTTCGATCTCTGACTCAGTCAATTCGTATCTGAGTTCATTGAATTCACCTTCAACATGAATCAAACCCGGTATAGGGCTGTCACACCCAACTTTTTCTCCGGCGATCTTCTTGACGATCTCAAGCTCTCTGTTCTCGTACCACTCATGGGAAACAACTTCAAAACCCAATCCGTCTATTTCCTCATCCTTCATTCTCGGAGCTTCAATCTTGTTGGCGATCAAGTAACAATTATCCTTAGTCACGAGCACTGAGGTCACACCCATCTCGGTTGCAATGCCAACCATGTTGAGACCACCAGCTGTGATCCAAGAAAAATTCGGTTGCTTTTTAATCAGCATTCCAGATAAACCTTTTCCGTCCATGAACTTTCTGACGCGTTCAAGCTTGATCTTCACTTCTTCAAGCCTAGTCATGATTTCACGGTCCCCCTCTTCGAAGTCCGATAGATTCCAATTAGAGAGAACGCGACTGAAGCTATTGCAGCCAGCAAAAGTGCGAGCGAAATAGGTCTTCTAAGCAAAATAGTCCAGTCATTTTTAGCGATCAACAGGGTTCTGTTGAGATTTTGCTCGGCCATGGGACCAAGGATGAGGCCGAGTACCAACGGCGGCATGGGAAAGCCAGCTTTCCTCATGAGGTAACCTAACACACCGAAACACAATGCGACTCCAACATCGTATATGCTGTTTCTCAGGGAGAAAGATCCTATGATGCACAAGACTAGAACTATGGGCATGAGTATCTCGTCTTTGATTTTCAGGATATTAGGTGCTAACAAAATTGAGATGAACCCAACAAGGAGCATCATGAACTGAATGATGAACCATCCTGCAAAGAAAGAGTACACAACCTTTGGTTGTTGGGTGAACATGAGTGGACCAGGGCGAACACCAATGAGCACAAAAGCACCGAGCATCACTGCGGTGACAGCGTCGCCAGGTACTCCGAGTGACAGCGTGGGAACCATGGCTCCCCCAGTGACCGCATTGTTGGCTGTTTCACAAACCGCGACACCTTCGAGTGCACCTTGACCGAACTTTTCCTTATTCTTAGACCATCTTCTCAACTCATTGTAAGCTAGGAAGGTTGCAATCGTACCACCAGTGCCAGGTAGAACGCCTATCAGAGTGCCAATGATGATACCCACAATCATTGGAACAATCAAACTTTTCAATTCATCCAGTGTGAGAAATAGGTTACCTAATGAAGTCGTGATGGGAACTTGTTCGCTCTTTTTTTCAAGCCTATCTAAAACTTCAGAAACTGCAAAGACGCCTATCATGACCGGTAGGAAGTCAAAACCGTTGGCGAGCAAATCTATACCTAGTGTCAATCGCTGTGAACCAGTGATGTTGTCTATTCCTATGAGTGAAAGCAGAAGACCTATAAGACCTGCGATCAAACCTTTGACTAGATCCTTTCCTGACACACTCGCGATTATGGTTAAGCCAAAGACTGCGAGTGAAAAGTACTCCGGTGGTCCGAATCTCAGAGCAAACTTAGCCAGCAGCGGAGCCAAAAGAACCATGCATATTCCACTCGCAAGTCCTCCCACCACAGAGCCTATCAATGCGGCAGAAATTGCTTTACCTGCTTTACCCTGTCTAGCCAACGGATAACCATCTATTGCCGTTGCTGCTGCAGAAGGTGTGCCGGGTGTTTTCAACAGAATAGCTGAGATTGAGCCACCAAACATTGAAGCACAGTACATACCCGTGAGAAGTAATAGAGCGGTTTCTGGTTTCATATAGTAGGTGAAAGGAAGTAGTAGAATGATACCCATAGAAGATGTCACACCGGGGAGTGCTCCAACAACGATGCCACTCGCAACACCTATCAACATTATCAAAAGATTTGATGGTTGAACAGCTATTTTCAATCCTTCTACCCAATAATTGATCATCTTACACACCTCACGGGGAAAACCTCGGTAGTGGTACTTTGAAAACTGTAGTGAACACGTAGTAAAGAACTAAAGACGTCACAACGCTCAACACAGCATTCGTTATGTACCTCCTGGAACCAAAGAGATACATCGAGAAAAACAGGAAAAGCGATGTTAAGATCAAAAAGCCAAGTTTTCTGAGTAGATAGGCATACAAAGTGAACAAAACAACACAACCCAGAAGGCTCAAAACGAAAGAACGACTAATTTTAATGGTACGTTCATCCTTCCTTTTTGCAAAAAGAGTTTTCACGATCAAGACGATGGCACAAAGAATCAAACACACCGTGACCAATCTTGGAAAGCCTGCTGAACCGAGTCCCAATCGGGGCTTTTTCATGCCAATCGTGTTCAGAAAAAAGGTCAAACCAACGACTAAGAAAATCAAACCTGAAGCCAAATCGATTTTTTTAGACATATCAACTCACCTGAAAACCCCGCCCCTTGAACAGGGCGGGGAAGTTTCTCATTTTCCGTATTTCTCTCCAACCTTCTTTGTTTTCATGAGCATCTCCCAGAAAGCGTTCTGTTCTCTAACGAACTTTGTGTAGCTGACAGTATCCATGTAATGAAGGATGTTACCCATTTCTTTAACTTTGGCCAAGAACTCAGAATCGTTCATACACTTATAGAAAATATCATGCAATGCTTGTACTATCTCGGGTGGAGTTCCCTTCTGTACTGCCACACCTCTCCACATTCCCAGCGTGAAGTTATAACCAAGTTCCTTCGCAGTCGGTACATCTGGAAAGATGCTCAACCTTTGCGTTCCAAGCACAGCCAAAACTCTGAGTTGACCAGCTTGAACTTGTGGTACCCCTTCTGGGGCAGCTGCCATCACTGAATCTATATGGCCAGCCACAAGGTCAGTGATTGCAGGCGCACCACCATTGTAAGGTACATGAATAAATTTCACACCTACGAAATCTTCGAAAGCTAGAGCCACCAGATGGTTACCACCGCCAGCACCACCGTTACCCATCGTGATGGTTTCAGGTTTCTTGCGTGCCGCATTCAAAAGATCCTCAAGTGTTTTGTAGGGCGAGTTCGCATTGACAAGGATATAACTAGGATCGTTCACTATGTTGATCACTGGTATGAAGTCATCCACAGTGAACTTCACTTCGCTCCAGTGGATCCTCGTAATGATCGGGGTAGCTAAGGAAAGCAAGGTATAACCGTCTGGTTGTGCTTTGAGGAATTCCATCGTTCCAGTCACAGCACCCGCACTAGGTATGTTGTTGACAATCAGAGGATGACCATTTGCATATTTTGGAAATACTGAAGCGATCGCTCTGAAGAGTAAATCCGTTGCACCACCAGCGGACCAAGGTACAATGATAGTCACAGGTCTTGTGGGAAAATTGACTTGTGAGAACGCAAGAACGCTAAAAAGGACCATTACCAGTAACATCTTCAGTTTCATACGAACACCTCCTCACCTTCGAGTATGAATATTTTTTCCAAACCTTGCTATCTACTTGATGAACCCAGTGATACTTACCAGTCACATAGAAAAAGTTTTTTCTGATTTTTTTCGTAAATGGACTTCCAAAACTTGTCAAAAAAATTTTATCCCGTAAAACCAGAAAACGTGCATGTAATGTGATTACAAGATAGTTTCGTGTAGTTTACACAAAAGAGAAACAAAGATTGATTGAAGACAAATCACTTTGTTCTGTAGAGCCTGTCTCCGGCGTCGCCCAACCCAGGCAGGATATAACCATGATCGTTCAGTTGTCTGTCAAGTGAAGCTGCGTAGATAGCCACATCTGGATGATGATTCTCGATCACCTGTACTCCTTCAGGTGCAGCTATGAGACAGACCACGACAATGTTCCTTGCACCTCGTTCTTTCAATATGTCCACAGAATGTAATGCTGAGAATCCTGTCGCGAGCATAGGGTCTAGAAGAAAAATGACACTCTTGTCATCTATTTTCGGTAACTTGCAGTAATACTGAACGGGCCTAAGGGTTTCTGGATCTCTGTAGATTCCGATATGACCAACCGATGCGTTCGGCATTAACTCCAGGATGCTGTCCACCATTCCAAGACCTGCCCTGAGTATCGGTACCACAACCATTTTTTTGTCCTCGATCGCATAGCCTTTCGTTTTTTCCAAAGGCGTTTCGACTTCGATCTCCAACGTTTCTATGTTCCTAGTAGCCTCGTAAGCCAATAAAAAGGTTATTTCTCTGAGAAGCTCTCTGAACTCTTTTGGACCTGTTGCTTTACTCCTCATGATCGTAAGCTTATGTTTTATGAGTGGATGCTCCACTACATGAAACATAGTTTAAACCCTCCCAAGGACAAAATAAAAGGGAGCATTCAGCTCCCTTGTACCGGTCCAAAATCTTTCAATGGCCATATACGCAATATAGGTTTTCCGATGAGGTGGTCTTTTGGCACGAAACCGAAATAGCGACTGTCAAAACTGTCATTGCTGTTGTCTCCCATGAAGAAGTAAAAGCCCTTTGGGACCTCAACTTCGATGCCATCAGGTGTTACCCTGATGTATTTACTCAAATCAACATTCTTGTAGATTTCCGAGAATGTGCGGTCGAACGGTACACCCAAAGGTACAGGGTACATCCCTCCAACGACTGAAAACACAAGGTTCGCAGCGTAAACATCTTTCTGTGCGAGTTTCTGCAGATACTGTCGATACGCCGTTTGGTTGTTTCTCAATCTACTCGCCTCAACGAACCAATTCAAAAGTTCAGGATATTTGAATATGCCCTCAGGTGCATAAACGATATCCTTCAACTTTTCGTTCAACTTGCCGTTCACATAGAGATGATACTTGCCATCATCTGCGAGTTTTATTTGTAGCACATCGCCTTCCTTACCGACCAATCGTTTGACGTACTTCACCCTGCCTCTGAACCTGCTGGGAGCGAACAGATCCATGAACTTATCGAAAGGTCTGAGCATCGTGAGAGCGCGCTCGTCTATGAACGGAGCCCAGAATACAACGATGTCTCCGATCTGTGGTTCTTTGACGGTATAAGTTATCTTCTCAATGAACAAGCGATCACCAATGTTTATGGTGGGTATCATCGAACCTGTTGGAACAAGCATGGTTTCGAACACATAAAGTCTCACAATCGTTGCCGCGACGATTGCATAGGCCAAAGATTTCAACCAGTCCAATGCGTATTTCCTCAATTTGTCCCTGTCCATGAACGTCACTCTCTTTTTTCCTTCAACTTGATCTTCCCTCTCACATCACGCAAATAGTAAAGTTTTGCTCTCCTTGTCTCTGCTCTCTTGACCACTTCAACTTTCTCAACAACCGGTGAATGGTACGGGAAAGTTCTTTCAACTCCTATGCCTCCACTGGCAATCTTACGAACTGTGAACGTTTTGCTCAACCCAGAACCTCTGATTCTGATGACGATCCCTTCAAAAACTTGTGTTCTTTCCTTACCAGCCTCAACAACTTTAACATGAACTTTAACGGTGTCACCAGTTCTGAACTCAGGAAGTTTCCTGTATTCACTTTTCTCGATCAACCTCACGAAGTTGTCCATGCTCACGATTCATACCTCCTCTCCTATCAATCTGTCTATGATTATTGCGGCAGCCGCCCTCACTGAGAGATGATTGTAATCAGATCTCGCTCGGACAGGCTCCAAAACGTAGTCACACATGTCGAGCAACTCTTGTGGCATACCCCAGCTCGTTCCAAAAAGCACAAGCACAGGCCTATCAGTGGACCTTACGATCTCTCTTCCCTCTTCATAACTGATGCTGTTGTTCCTCTTCTTAGCAGAAGTGAAGAACATCAACGGTTTTTTATTTGTTTCTGCCTCGATTGTTTCGATGACGTCCTCGATGTAAGACTTCAATTCAACTAACTGTAGTGCCTCTGTTCGACTGATATTTTGTTCTTTTCCGATACCATCCACCCAGTACTTCAGCACCGCTTTGACCACTTCTTGCTGTGCCGGCAAGTTCGTCACAACGTAATACTTTTTGATCCCATAGCTCCTCGCAGTTCTGGCTATATCGTGTATGTCGAGGTTCGTCACCGCGCTGGAGATTATCTTACCATCTTTTCCCAGAACCGGATAATGGATCAGGGCTATCCTGACGTCGCTCAACATACCTCACCAACTCCTGTAAGAGCCAAACCAAAGCTTTCTTTTCCTGTGTTGAAAATTCCCTTGAGAGAAACAGATCAGGTCTTCTCAAAGCTGTCAGCTTCAAACTTTCAGCCGTTCTCCACAGTTCCACCATTTCATGATCTCCACTAAGCAGAACGTCAGGTACTCGCATGCCTCTATACTCAGCAGGTCTGGTGTAATGTGGATGATCCAACAAGTCGTTGTAAAAGGAATCTCGTTTCACAGACTCTTCTTCAACTACTCCTGGGACAAACCTGCTCACTGCATCACAAATGACCATCGCTGCAAGTTCTCCCCCACTGAGCACGTAATCTCCTATCGAAATTTCCAGATCTACTAGATTCTTCACTCTTTCGTCAACACCCTCGTACCTTCCACACAATATCAAAAGATTTTTCTTTTTCGATAGCTCCATTGCAAGCTTGTTGTTCAACGTGACTCCTTGAGGTGATGTCAATACGGTATAGATTTCCCCAAACGTTCGCCCGCAATAATCATGCAATTCAAAAAAAGGTTCCGGTTTCATGACCATGCCAGGTCCACCACCGTAAGGATAATCGTCGACGATACGGTGTTTATCGTGTGTGAAATCACGAAGGTTGAGTATTTGAATGTCTAATTTTCCTTTTTCTATGGCTTGTGCTATTACTCCATATTCTTTGACAACCTTCACAAAATCTGGAAAGATCGTCGCTACGATTATCCTCATTACATCCACTCCGAAAGTTTCACCACGAGCTTTCTTTCCGGTTCGAAGCTCACCACGTATTCCTTCACCATTGGAATGAGAATCTCTCCATCTTTCGTCTTCACAACAACAACGTCGTTTGAACCGGTTTCTATAATGTCGATCACTCTGCCGAGTTTCTCACCTGCTTCGCTGTACACATCAACGTTCAAAAGCTGGTAGAAGTAATACTCGTCGGATGAAAGCTTCGGTAGCTCCTCCGTCTTGAGTAAAAGTTGCATACCAATGATTTTTTTAGCTTTCTCCAGACTGTCTATACCAGCGATTTTTAACAAATAATTCTTGCCAATCTTCTTGACTTTTTGAACGTTGACTCTGTAAATGCCGTTGCGTGTCTCGTCCTTTACGAAGACTTCTTTCAAATTGAGAAAGATCTCTTCCACATTGGTCATTGGAACAACCTTCACGTTTCCAAATAAACCATGTGTTTTTGTGATCTTTCCGATCACAATATATTCATTCACCTTACCACCCTCAAGGTGAAATCTTCGGTGTCGAACAGTGCAGACATGAGAACTTTCAGTGACTTGATCGTCCTGCCGTCCTTTCCTATGACTTGGCCTACGTCTTCCTCGTTCACAACGATCTCAAACACTTTGCCTGTGGCTTCGTTGAATTCGACGATTATGACTTCTTCAGGATGTTTAACTATACCTTTCACTATGTGCTCAAGAACTTGTTTCATTTGTTGCCTCTCTCTTGCCATACTTGATCTCGTGCACCTTCTTCAGCACGCCCGCTCTACTGAGTATATCCCTCACCGTGTCACTCGGTTGCGCACCTTTCAGGATCCACTCGACGGCTCTCTCAACATTTACCTTTATATCCGCCGGTGCGCGGAGTGGGTTGTAATAACCCAGCGACTCGATGTAAGCACCATCTCTTTTTTTTCTCGAATCAACGACCACTATCCTGTAGAATGGCATGTTCCGCTTTCCAAGCCTCGTTAATCTGATCCTTACCACGCGAACACCTCCTCAAAGCCCAAAAGGCAATTTCAACTTTCCGTGCTTCAATTTTTGCACGAGTTCTCTCATCTGCTCATAAGATTTCAAAAGTTTGTTGATGTCTTGTACAGTTGTGCCACTACCTTTTGCAATCCTAAGTTTTCTGCTCGCATTCAAGATCCTCGGATTTCTTCTTTCCTCTGGCGTCATGGAATTGATGATTGCTTCGATCTTCTTGAGTTCCTTCTCACTCGCTTCTACATCGATCTTGGGGGCACCAGGTAGCATCTCCACTATTGAAGCGAGTGGCCCAAGTTTTTTAAGTTCTCTGAGTTGC contains:
- a CDS encoding tripartite tricarboxylate transporter permease; this encodes MINYWVEGLKIAVQPSNLLIMLIGVASGIVVGALPGVTSSMGIILLLPFTYYMKPETALLLLTGMYCASMFGGSISAILLKTPGTPSAAATAIDGYPLARQGKAGKAISAALIGSVVGGLASGICMVLLAPLLAKFALRFGPPEYFSLAVFGLTIIASVSGKDLVKGLIAGLIGLLLSLIGIDNITGSQRLTLGIDLLANGFDFLPVMIGVFAVSEVLDRLEKKSEQVPITTSLGNLFLTLDELKSLIVPMIVGIIIGTLIGVLPGTGGTIATFLAYNELRRWSKNKEKFGQGALEGVAVCETANNAVTGGAMVPTLSLGVPGDAVTAVMLGAFVLIGVRPGPLMFTQQPKVVYSFFAGWFIIQFMMLLVGFISILLAPNILKIKDEILMPIVLVLCIIGSFSLRNSIYDVGVALCFGVLGYLMRKAGFPMPPLVLGLILGPMAEQNLNRTLLIAKNDWTILLRRPISLALLLAAIASVAFSLIGIYRTSKRGTVKS
- a CDS encoding tripartite tricarboxylate transporter substrate binding protein, which produces MKLKMLLVMVLFSVLAFSQVNFPTRPVTIIVPWSAGGATDLLFRAIASVFPKYANGHPLIVNNIPSAGAVTGTMEFLKAQPDGYTLLSLATPIITRIHWSEVKFTVDDFIPVINIVNDPSYILVNANSPYKTLEDLLNAARKKPETITMGNGGAGGGNHLVALAFEDFVGVKFIHVPYNGGAPAITDLVAGHIDSVMAAAPEGVPQVQAGQLRVLAVLGTQRLSIFPDVPTAKELGYNFTLGMWRGVAVQKGTPPEIVQALHDIFYKCMNDSEFLAKVKEMGNILHYMDTVSYTKFVREQNAFWEMLMKTKKVGEKYGK
- a CDS encoding tripartite tricarboxylate transporter TctB family protein, whose translation is MSKKIDLASGLIFLVVGLTFFLNTIGMKKPRLGLGSAGFPRLVTVCLILCAIVLIVKTLFAKRKDERTIKISRSFVLSLLGCVVLFTLYAYLLRKLGFLILTSLFLFFSMYLFGSRRYITNAVLSVVTSLVLYYVFTTVFKVPLPRFSP
- a CDS encoding RNA methyltransferase, coding for MLSDVRIALIHYPVLGKDGKIISSAVTNLDIHDIARTARSYGIKKYYVVTNLPAQQEVVKAVLKYWVDGIGKEQNISRTEALQLVELKSYIEDVIETIEAETNKKPLMFFTSAKKRNNSISYEEGREIVRSTDRPVLVLFGTSWGMPQELLDMCDYVLEPVRARSDYNHLSVRAAAAIIIDRLIGEEV
- the lepB gene encoding signal peptidase I: MDRDKLRKYALDWLKSLAYAIVAATIVRLYVFETMLVPTGSMIPTINIGDRLFIEKITYTVKEPQIGDIVVFWAPFIDERALTMLRPFDKFMDLFAPSRFRGRVKYVKRLVGKEGDVLQIKLADDGKYHLYVNGKLNEKLKDIVYAPEGIFKYPELLNWFVEASRLRNNQTAYRQYLQKLAQKDVYAANLVFSVVGGMYPVPLGVPFDRTFSEIYKNVDLSKYIRVTPDGIEVEVPKGFYFFMGDNSNDSFDSRYFGFVPKDHLIGKPILRIWPLKDFGPVQGS
- the upp gene encoding uracil phosphoribosyltransferase — its product is MFHVVEHPLIKHKLTIMRSKATGPKEFRELLREITFLLAYEATRNIETLEIEVETPLEKTKGYAIEDKKMVVVPILRAGLGMVDSILELMPNASVGHIGIYRDPETLRPVQYYCKLPKIDDKSVIFLLDPMLATGFSALHSVDILKERGARNIVVVCLIAAPEGVQVIENHHPDVAIYAASLDRQLNDHGYILPGLGDAGDRLYRTK
- the rplS gene encoding 50S ribosomal protein L19, coding for MDNFVRLIEKSEYRKLPEFRTGDTVKVHVKVVEAGKERTQVFEGIVIRIRGSGLSKTFTVRKIASGGIGVERTFPYHSPVVEKVEVVKRAETRRAKLYYLRDVRGKIKLKEKRE